The following are encoded together in the Fundulus heteroclitus isolate FHET01 chromosome 19, MU-UCD_Fhet_4.1, whole genome shotgun sequence genome:
- the LOC118556608 gene encoding CD209 antigen-like isoform X1: MSSEGKIYQDLTTDEGSHSHRRIFGQGLFAEIGGNTFQHHRLVILSLGLLNAALLISAAVIGIYCANAKDLQIPGLAASPLLVEVNFLRNHTELIRDKLETQNRLKKERANHVQMKLEVRQKKTLTDSLQRTISMLQTEKTHLQSNRSAFENNCARCPAGWLLLKTSCYYFSKHEPASRKNWTDSRADCVRQGGDLLVINNLEEQLLMSSNFPRIASSSSWWMNGLWIGLTDVQHPGTWTWTNNVTETSTMYWRNGQPSRNGTQSGNCVAFHYYGDNLKTWYTGNCQEHLLNWICEMRPSNQ, translated from the exons ATGTCGTCCGAAGGAAAGATTTATCAAGATTTGACCACGGATGAGGGCTCACATTCTCATCGTCGAATATTTGGACAAG GTCTGTTTGCAGAAATTGGTGGAAATACGTTTCAACACCACCGACTGGTTATACTAAGTCTGGGCCTGCTAAATGCTGCTCTGCtcatttctgctgctgttattgGGATTTACT GTGCTAATGCCAAGGACCTTCAGATTCCTGGTTTAGCAGCTTCACCCCTGCTTGTTGAGGTGAACTTTCTTCGCAACCACACAGAGTTAATAAGAGACAAACTGGAGACCCAGAACAGATTGAAGAAAGAGCGGGCCAACCATGTCCAAATGAAGCTGGAAGTGCGGCAGAAGAAGACTCTGACTGACAGCCTTCAGAGGACAATTAGCATGCTACAAACAGAGAAGACACATCTCCAGTCCAATAGATCTGCCTTTG AGAACAACTGTGCCAGATGCCCCGCAGGATGGCTCCTACTTAAAACGTCATGTTATTACTTTTCTAAACATGAGCCGGCTTCAAGAAAGAACTGGACAGACAGCAGAGCAGACTGCGTCCGCCAAGGAGGCGACCTGCTCGTGATCAACAACTTGGAGGAACAG ctactCATGAGTTCGAATTTTCCAAGGATTGCAAGTAGTTCATCGTGGTGGATGAACGGTCTCTGGATCGGTCTCACTGATGTGCAACATCCGGGAACGTGGACATGGACAAACAACGTGACTGAGACGTCCACGAT GTACTGGAGAAATGGGCAACCCAGTCGTAATGGGACGCAGAGCGGGAACTGTGTTGCCTTTCATTACTACGGAGACAATTTGAAGACTTGGTACACTGGAAACTGCCAGGAGCATCTACTAAACTGGATCTGTGAGATGAGGCCAAGCAATCAAtga
- the LOC118556608 gene encoding CD209 antigen-like protein E isoform X2, which translates to MSSEGKIYQDLTTDEGSHSHRRIFGQEIGGNTFQHHRLVILSLGLLNAALLISAAVIGIYCANAKDLQIPGLAASPLLVEVNFLRNHTELIRDKLETQNRLKKERANHVQMKLEVRQKKTLTDSLQRTISMLQTEKTHLQSNRSAFENNCARCPAGWLLLKTSCYYFSKHEPASRKNWTDSRADCVRQGGDLLVINNLEEQLLMSSNFPRIASSSSWWMNGLWIGLTDVQHPGTWTWTNNVTETSTMYWRNGQPSRNGTQSGNCVAFHYYGDNLKTWYTGNCQEHLLNWICEMRPSNQ; encoded by the exons ATGTCGTCCGAAGGAAAGATTTATCAAGATTTGACCACGGATGAGGGCTCACATTCTCATCGTCGAATATTTGGACAAG AAATTGGTGGAAATACGTTTCAACACCACCGACTGGTTATACTAAGTCTGGGCCTGCTAAATGCTGCTCTGCtcatttctgctgctgttattgGGATTTACT GTGCTAATGCCAAGGACCTTCAGATTCCTGGTTTAGCAGCTTCACCCCTGCTTGTTGAGGTGAACTTTCTTCGCAACCACACAGAGTTAATAAGAGACAAACTGGAGACCCAGAACAGATTGAAGAAAGAGCGGGCCAACCATGTCCAAATGAAGCTGGAAGTGCGGCAGAAGAAGACTCTGACTGACAGCCTTCAGAGGACAATTAGCATGCTACAAACAGAGAAGACACATCTCCAGTCCAATAGATCTGCCTTTG AGAACAACTGTGCCAGATGCCCCGCAGGATGGCTCCTACTTAAAACGTCATGTTATTACTTTTCTAAACATGAGCCGGCTTCAAGAAAGAACTGGACAGACAGCAGAGCAGACTGCGTCCGCCAAGGAGGCGACCTGCTCGTGATCAACAACTTGGAGGAACAG ctactCATGAGTTCGAATTTTCCAAGGATTGCAAGTAGTTCATCGTGGTGGATGAACGGTCTCTGGATCGGTCTCACTGATGTGCAACATCCGGGAACGTGGACATGGACAAACAACGTGACTGAGACGTCCACGAT GTACTGGAGAAATGGGCAACCCAGTCGTAATGGGACGCAGAGCGGGAACTGTGTTGCCTTTCATTACTACGGAGACAATTTGAAGACTTGGTACACTGGAAACTGCCAGGAGCATCTACTAAACTGGATCTGTGAGATGAGGCCAAGCAATCAAtga
- the LOC105917223 gene encoding C-type lectin domain family 4 member M — protein MEGTLNSGRPYNKLTSQEALVEEEHYLPSNQENQVTLSTTRPESSMNLYNLLKVSLAVLAVILLVVNIGLGVYYNKLTDNNIVRDISSEITKLQASYDAAVRSRDEAKKLLAMELSEQQVIKWELEHQSLRVKDYEKQVEKMQVDIATLKSHLPMLKEGCRHCLPGWAFMSSTCYYFPLSDTAYRISWNEARQSCRRLGGDLAIINSREKHLGVTRLISTNQDPSRPMSQNGFWIGLRDVEEEGVWKWVDGTRLTEGFWNIGEPNNQNNEDCAAVYPKSNPFLSWNDAPCSYNLKWVCEMAPRSFR, from the exons ATGGAGGGAACACTAAATTCAGGTCGTCCTTATAACAAACTGACCAGTCAGGAGGCCCTCGTTGAAGAAGAGCATTATCTTCCCTCAAATCAGGAAAATCAAG TGACTTTGTCGACAACGAGACCTGAATCAAGCATGAATCTCTACAATCTGCTCAAAGTGAGCCTGGCGGTGCTCGCGGTCATCCTGCTAGTGGTCAACATTGGCCTGGGAGTTTACT ATAACAAACTTACTGACAACAACATAGTAAGAGACATCAGCAGTGAGATAACCAAACTTCAGGCTTCCTACGACGCCGCGGTTCGAAGCAGGGATGAAGCCAAGAAACTGCTGGCGATGGAGCTCAGCGAGCAGCAAGTCATCAAGTGGGAGCTGGAACACCAGAGCCTTAGAGTCAAAGACTATGAAAAGCAGGTTGAAAAGATGCAGGTGGACATTGCAACGTTGAAGTCCCACCTACCGATGCTGA AGGAGGGCTGCCGACACTGTTTGCCTGGATGGGCTTTCATGAGCTCGACCTGCTATTACTTCCCTCTTTCTGACACCGCTTACCGCATATCGTGGAACGAGGCCCGGCAGTCCTGCAGGAGACTAGGAGGTGACTTGGCAATCATAAACAGCAGAGAGAAGCAT cttGGAGTAACTAGGTTGATAAGCACTAATCAAGACCCCTCGAGACCAATGTCCCAGAATGGTTTCTGGATCGGACTGAGAGACGTGGAAGAGGAAGGAGTTTGGAAATGGGTGGATGGGACAAGACTGACTGAGGG GTTCTGGAACATCGGAGAACCAAACAACCAGAACAATGAGGACTGTGCAGCCGTATATCCCAAAAGCAACCCTTTCTTGTCTTGGAATGATGCGCCGTGTAGCTATAACCTGAAGTGGGTTTGTGAAATGGCACCAAGATCTTTTAGATAA